A single region of the Mycobacterium lentiflavum genome encodes:
- the cobF gene encoding precorrin-6A synthase (deacetylating): MSRHIHVIGIGAGDPDYVTMQAIEALNDTQVFFAMDKGQAKSDLVALRREICARFIREPRYRFVELPDPKRSSPADEQGDYRDAVADWHAARTRIWAQAIATELGPDGVGAFLAWGDPSLYDSTLRILDAVAAEIDFTFDVIPGITAVQALTARHRIPLNDVGEPVLITTGRQLRAHGMDGSGPSVIVMLDADCSFAACPADTRIWWGAYLGTDDELLVAGTVGEVGSRIVALRSQARERHGWIMDTYLLRPS, encoded by the coding sequence GTGAGTCGGCATATCCACGTGATCGGCATCGGCGCCGGCGATCCCGATTACGTGACCATGCAGGCGATCGAGGCGCTCAACGACACCCAGGTGTTCTTCGCGATGGACAAGGGCCAGGCGAAAAGCGATCTGGTCGCGTTGCGACGGGAGATCTGCGCGCGGTTCATCCGCGAACCGCGCTATCGCTTCGTGGAATTGCCCGATCCGAAGCGGTCCAGCCCGGCCGACGAGCAGGGCGACTACCGGGACGCGGTCGCCGACTGGCACGCGGCGCGCACCCGGATCTGGGCGCAGGCCATCGCCACCGAGCTGGGCCCCGACGGCGTCGGGGCGTTCCTGGCCTGGGGGGACCCGTCGCTGTACGACAGCACGCTGCGGATTCTCGACGCGGTCGCAGCCGAGATCGACTTCACCTTCGACGTCATCCCGGGTATCACCGCCGTCCAGGCGCTCACCGCGCGACACCGCATCCCGCTCAACGACGTCGGCGAACCCGTGTTGATCACCACCGGCCGCCAGCTCCGCGCGCACGGTATGGACGGCTCGGGCCCCTCAGTCATAGTGATGCTCGACGCCGACTGCTCGTTTGCGGCCTGCCCCGCCGACACCCGGATCTGGTGGGGCGCCTACCTGGGTACCGACGACGAGCTGCTGGTCGCGGGCACTGTCGGTGAGGTGGGGTCGCGCATCGTGGCGCTGCGTTCGCAGGCCCGCGAACGGCACGGCTGGATCATGGATACCTACT
- a CDS encoding AurF N-oxygenase family protein, translating to MTTAVRPDGPSREEFSERLLKGSVKKSYEPIVDIDWDAPLDPDKFYLPPRLVSLYDTPMWDEMSREQQIELSRQELVNTLSAGIWFENMLNQSLLRTILHEDPTSRSTHYKLTELGDETRHMVMFGKAIERIGAKPVRPRRLHRMIINSLPLAFQYGSMLWVAALIGEEIFDSLQRQMMDDPELQPIIQRLMRIHVTEEARHIQFARDGARKRAQTMPRFNKLFMANINGLGGYFFRFLFSNPIPYARTGLDPKRARALARSSPHRHEVQMSGFAPLAAFLTEIGLLGPIARRGWKRTNFL from the coding sequence ATGACTACCGCGGTGCGGCCGGACGGGCCGAGTCGTGAAGAGTTCTCCGAGCGGCTACTGAAGGGCTCGGTCAAGAAGTCCTACGAGCCGATCGTCGACATCGACTGGGATGCCCCGCTGGATCCGGACAAGTTCTATCTGCCGCCCCGGCTGGTCTCGCTGTACGACACGCCGATGTGGGACGAGATGAGCCGTGAGCAACAAATCGAGCTGTCCCGCCAGGAACTGGTCAACACGCTGTCGGCCGGCATCTGGTTCGAGAACATGCTCAACCAGTCGCTGCTGCGCACCATCCTGCACGAGGACCCGACGAGCCGGTCCACGCATTACAAGCTGACCGAGCTGGGCGACGAAACCCGGCACATGGTGATGTTCGGCAAAGCCATCGAGCGCATCGGCGCCAAGCCGGTACGCCCCCGGCGGTTGCACCGGATGATCATCAACTCCCTGCCGCTCGCGTTCCAATACGGCTCGATGCTGTGGGTGGCCGCCCTGATCGGCGAGGAGATTTTCGATTCGCTGCAGCGGCAGATGATGGACGATCCGGAGCTACAGCCAATCATTCAGCGGCTCATGCGAATTCACGTCACCGAAGAGGCCCGTCACATTCAGTTCGCGCGCGACGGCGCCCGCAAGCGGGCCCAGACCATGCCGCGGTTCAACAAATTGTTCATGGCCAACATCAACGGACTCGGCGGGTACTTCTTCCGTTTCCTGTTCAGCAATCCGATCCCCTATGCGCGGACCGGACTGGACCCCAAACGGGCACGCGCGCTCGCGCGCAGCAGCCCACATCGCCACGAGGTTCAGATGTCCGGATTCGCACCGCT